The DNA region TCCGGCGGGTTCCTTCATTTCGAAAGGCTTGTAGCGATTACTCGCCGCGGTTCTTCAGAGCCGCGCCAAGGATGTCGCCGAGCGAAGCACCGCTATCGGATGAACCGAACTGAGCGACAGCTTCCTTCTCTTCTGCGATTTCCAGAGCCTTGATGGACAGCATGATCTTGCGGTCCTTCTTGGAGAAGTTGGTGACGCGGGCGTCAACAACCTGGCCAACCGAGAAGCGTTCCGGACGCTGCTCGTCGCGGTCGCGCGAGAGGTCTGCGCGGCGGATGAACGAGGTGATGTCTTCGTGGTCGACGAGCTTCACTTCGATGCCACCGTCGTTGACCGCGATGACTTCGCAGGAAACGACTGCATTCTTGCGCAGGTCGCCGGAAGCCGCGGCTTCGCCAACTGCATCCTTGCCGAGCTGCTTAATGCCGAGCGAGATGCGCTCCTTTTCGACGTCAACATCGAGAACGACAGCCTTGACGACGTCACCCTTGTTGAACTCTTCGATGACCTGTTCGCCTGGACGGTTCCAGTCGAGGTCGGAGAGGTGCACCATGCCGTCAACGTCGCCGTCGAGGCCGATGAACAGACCAAATTCGGTCTTGTTCTTGACTTCGCCTTCGACTTCAGTGCCAGCCGGATGGTTACGGGCGAATGCTGCCCACGGATTTTCCAGCGTCTGCTTGAGGCCGAGCGAAATACGGCGCTTGGACGGATCGACCTCGAGAACGACGACTTCGACTTCCTGGCTCGTGGACAAGATCTTGCCGGGGTGTACGTTCTTCTTGGTCCAGGACATTTCCGAAATGTGGATCAGGCCTTCGATACCCGGCTCCAGCTCAACGAACGCACCGTAGTCGGTGATGTTCGTGACGGTGCCGGAAATCTTCTTGCCTTCCGGATACTTGGCCTGGATGCCATCCCACGGATCGCTCTCGAGCTGCTTCATGCCGAGCGAGATGCGGTGGGTTTCCTGGTTGATGCGGATGATCTGAACCTTGACCTGCTGGCCAATGTTCAGGATTTCGGACGGATGGTTCACACGGCGCCATGCCATGTCGGTGACGTGAAGCAGGCCGTCGATGCCGCCGAGGTCAACGAATGCACCGTAATCGGTGATGTTCTTGACGACGCCGTCGACAACCTGACCTTCTTCAAGGTTCTGAACGATTTCAGAACGCTGCTCGGCACGGGATTCTTCCAGAACCGTACGGCGCGAAACCACGATGTTGCCGCGACGCTTGTCCATCTTGAGGATTTCGAAGGGCTGCGGATTGTGCATCAGCGGGGAAACGTCGCGGATCGGGCGGATATCGACCTGAGAACGCGGCAGGAAGGCGATCGCACCGTCGAGGTCGACCGTGAAGCCGCCCTTGACCTGGTTGAAGATCACGCCTTCGACGCGCTCGCCGGCTTCGAACTTGGCTTCAAGCTTGATCCAGCTTTCTTCGCGGCGAGCCTTCTCGCGCGACAGAACCGCTTCGCCAAGCGCGTTTTCGATGCGCTCGACATAAACTTCGACTTCGTCGCCGACCTTCAGCGAACCGTCCTTGGCTTTCGCGCCGAATTCCTTGAGCGCGATGCGGCCTTCGACCTTCAGGCCGACGTCGACAACGGCGACATCCTTTTCGATGCCGGTGACGATGCCCTTGGTGACATAGCCTTCAGCCAGATCGTTCTTGGCAAAGGACTCTTCGAGAAGGGCCGCGAAATCCTCGCGAGAGGGAGTAGCTACTGACATAAAATCTCCTGCGTGACCTTTGATACTGACAAGGCCAACGTATGCGCCGGTTGGTTCGTGTTGAACGGGCCTGAACCCAGTCCGCTTCCCTGCAAGGAAGCAATCCGGCGCTTGGACGGAATTTCAGGCTTTTAGTAAAGCGCTTCCCGGCAAAAGCACGGCAAATCGCTCGAATTCAGTTATTTCGGCTCAATGCCGCGTCGATGATCGATTTCGCAGCTTGAAACGCGGCCTCTATACTCATTTCCGACGTATCAAGCAAGTGCGCGTCTTCCGCTGGTTTCAAGGGGCTGTCAGCCCGTCCCATATCGCGTTCGTCGCGCCGCTTCACGTCCTCGAAGATCGCATCGAAATCCGCCGTTTCGCCCTTGCCGATGATCTCCTCGTAGCGGCGCTTGGCGCGCACCTCCGGGGAAGCCGTCACATAGAGCTTCACCGTCGCAGCCGGGCACACGACGGTGCCGATATCCCGTCCGTCGAGCACTGTTCCCGGAGCCTTCTCCGAAAAACGCCGCTGCGCCTCCACCAGCGCCCGGCGTACTGTAGGCATCACGGCAATCTTCGAGGCGGCTTCGCCGATCTCGTGTTTCGAAAGTATATCGCGATCCAGCCCGCCAAGTTCAACCTCGCGCGCCATCTTTTCTGCGACCTGTTCGTCATCAAGCGCCAGTCCCGCATCGAGCAGCGCCTTCGCTGTCGCCCGATACGTCAGTCCGGTATCCAGATGGTGGAAGCCGTATTCGTCCGCAATCTGCCGCGAAAGCGTGCCTTTGCCCGCCGCTGCCGGTCCGTCGATGGCGATCGTAAATGTCCTGCTCAATGGTTTCCTTTCAGGCCGCCGATCAGCTGGCGCTGGGTCGCCAGATCATCTTCCCTGAAATGGGACGGTTGATACATCTGCTTCTCGCTGGCTTGTCGTTTCTGGCGCTACCTAACACAATGTTATTTGCCGGTCATCTGACGTTCATTTCACGATGCTGATTGCTGTGTGAAATTTGGCTTTGACATCATTGGCAGCAACGATTATGGGGACCGGCTTATAAATTCCGATGGAACGCCGGTTTGAACGGCATTTGCCGAATTTAGCATTCGGCCATTCTCACGAGGCTTATAGTGGCGAAAGCGGAACTTGGAACCAAGCGTACCGATCCGGAAACCGGCAAGAAATTCTATGACCTGAACCGGGATCCGATCGTTTCTCCTTATACAGGCAAGTCCTATCCGTTGTCCTTCTTCCAGGAAACCTCGGCTGCGGCGGCCGAGCTCGCAGAGGAAGACGAGGTGCAGGAAGTCGATACCGAGAGCACGGAAGTCGAACTCGTATCGCTCGAGGACGCTGATGAAGGCGCATCCGGCGACGATATCCCGGATATCGGCGATGACGACGTCGAAATCGAAGGCGATGACGACGACACCTTCCTCGAAGCCGACGAAGATGACGAAGATGACGACATGAGCGACATCATCGGCGTCACCGGCGACGAAGACGAAGTCTGATCGTAATGCGCGGCCCGGACGACAAAAAAACTCCGGGCCGGCTTTTTAGGCTTGCCATCTGCGAAAACCGCAAGTATGAAGCCGCCACTTCGAACGGCAAACGCCTCCGAAGTATCCCAGGACCGGAAAGATGCCGGGCCACCCTGATGGGGCTATAGCTCAGCTGGGAGAGCGCTTGCATGGCATGCAAGAGGTCAGCGGTTCGATCCCGCTTAGCTCCACCAATTTCCCTCAAATAAATCAGGCAATTAGGCTATTGATGCCTACCATTACCTATTGATCTGCGTCTGTGGGAAGCACCGGGAAAGCGCGGACTCCCGGCCGAAAAGGTGACTGCCTTCCATCGGGGCTGATCGCGTCTTCATACCGGACGAGAGGGTGCTTGTCCCTCGACGAAGTCCACGACTTCGAAGTAGCAGGCGCAGTCAGAGGAAAAAAGCACTCAGGCCTTGACCTCCGCGACTCACCTGAGCCCGTGGTGGGCCGAGCAAGCTTATTGAGCCAGCGATCAGGTCCGGGTTAGTGACCGTAGTCGATTAGCAAAACAGCGTTCGCCTGCGTCTTTTGGATGTAAGAGGTTTGCCCAATCGGCTCCTTGGCTCCGCGTCTTTTTTCGGTCGGAGTCGGACAGCAGTGAGGCATGCCCCGGTGCTTATCAGTCCGCCGGGGTATTCTTAGACGAGTAACAAGTCGATCTTTGTTCATGTTTTTAAGTTTCGAGACTAGTAGGCATCGTCATCATCGTAGCCGCCGCTCCGCCTATCGCTCACGCCAGCCCATATTAGAAAGCCCGCGATTGACAGGCAGACCAGCCACGTCAGCACTACATCCCTCTTCATGCTCGAAATATTACCCCGCTTTGATTTGCTGCCAGAATCGTAACCAGCGCAGGACTCGGTTGCAAGAAACGTCAGCATAAACCGAGGCACGGCAGCAAAAAAAAGGACGACACCCCGCTTCTACCGTGGCGGCTTAGCCTGTGGAATGCATGTGACAGAGGGCACACTAAGAAGCCCTGTAATGATCACGCTGGCAACTTTGGGAATAAGATGAGAACTACTTGTAGGTTATTTGTGATATTGACAATGCAACCTAAATGTCGACAGTGACAGCCGTACATTAAACTTAGATTGGGGGGTACTGATGTTTTTGAAACTACTTGCAGCAATGACGATCTTCGTTTCTGCCGTTACACCGGTTTATGCTCACGGCGGGGGCACCGATAGTAACGGGTGTCATAACGACAGAAAGAATGGAGGCTACCATTGCCACTGAGCGCCGTTAAGCTGGCGTCTTTAGTAGCGATCAGCCTCGTGCGGCCGTTGTCGGCTTACGCTTGGGACGGTGTCGATGCAGCAACTGGAAACGCTGTTGAGATCGGAAAGGGG from Rhizobium sullae includes:
- the rpsA gene encoding 30S ribosomal protein S1, which gives rise to MSVATPSREDFAALLEESFAKNDLAEGYVTKGIVTGIEKDVAVVDVGLKVEGRIALKEFGAKAKDGSLKVGDEVEVYVERIENALGEAVLSREKARREESWIKLEAKFEAGERVEGVIFNQVKGGFTVDLDGAIAFLPRSQVDIRPIRDVSPLMHNPQPFEILKMDKRRGNIVVSRRTVLEESRAEQRSEIVQNLEEGQVVDGVVKNITDYGAFVDLGGIDGLLHVTDMAWRRVNHPSEILNIGQQVKVQIIRINQETHRISLGMKQLESDPWDGIQAKYPEGKKISGTVTNITDYGAFVELEPGIEGLIHISEMSWTKKNVHPGKILSTSQEVEVVVLEVDPSKRRISLGLKQTLENPWAAFARNHPAGTEVEGEVKNKTEFGLFIGLDGDVDGMVHLSDLDWNRPGEQVIEEFNKGDVVKAVVLDVDVEKERISLGIKQLGKDAVGEAAASGDLRKNAVVSCEVIAVNDGGIEVKLVDHEDITSFIRRADLSRDRDEQRPERFSVGQVVDARVTNFSKKDRKIMLSIKALEIAEEKEAVAQFGSSDSGASLGDILGAALKNRGE
- the cmk gene encoding (d)CMP kinase, with the translated sequence MSRTFTIAIDGPAAAGKGTLSRQIADEYGFHHLDTGLTYRATAKALLDAGLALDDEQVAEKMAREVELGGLDRDILSKHEIGEAASKIAVMPTVRRALVEAQRRFSEKAPGTVLDGRDIGTVVCPAATVKLYVTASPEVRAKRRYEEIIGKGETADFDAIFEDVKRRDERDMGRADSPLKPAEDAHLLDTSEMSIEAAFQAAKSIIDAALSRNN
- a CDS encoding TIGR02300 family protein is translated as MAKAELGTKRTDPETGKKFYDLNRDPIVSPYTGKSYPLSFFQETSAAAAELAEEDEVQEVDTESTEVELVSLEDADEGASGDDIPDIGDDDVEIEGDDDDTFLEADEDDEDDDMSDIIGVTGDEDEV
- a CDS encoding YHYH domain-containing protein, whose amino-acid sequence is MTIFVSAVTPVYAHGGGTDSNGCHNDRKNGGYHCH